From Drosophila santomea strain STO CAGO 1482 chromosome 2R, Prin_Dsan_1.1, whole genome shotgun sequence:
CCCCGTCTGGTGGCAAAAGTGCGAAAACTTGAAGCCACTGGGAGGTGCACCACTCACCGCCATTCACCACCATTTTCAGCATTTCCACCAGCATTTTCCTGCGCCGGAAAACTAACTGCctaaaatgaaatatgaacCCACGTGCGGTGAAAGTGGGAGAATTCGGGGGGCGGTGTGGCGAAAGCGGGGAAAGCCCACTTCCTTAGCCGTGGACTACTAATAAGAAATTTGTGAACTTTGCAAATTTGCCATCATTAATTCTGGGCGGGGgcaaaggggcgtggcagccgtGCCGCTTGGTAAATTGTCGAAGGGAACATTTTTCATTCGCCGGCGTCCCTCGTCATTGTGTAATAATTGTCAAGCAATTTAAATCGAAGCTGCGAGCGTAATAAATTGTCATATGGCAGGGGCGGAAACACGCCCCCACGGCCTTCAAGGACTTCGCCAGGACCTCGTCCTGGGAGCGgagctggaaaaaaaaaaggtaatgAGGAAACGGAAATTGTTGCCGGAAGTTGGGAGCCAAGAAAAAGGCGGAAGCTCATTTTGCAATATTCACAGACGACTGATTTCGATTTCTAGCGACGGCTTTTCCTCGGCTTACACCATGAATTGTAAATTGATTGAGGACCCGAACGGAAATCATCCGAGTTCGCCGAGTTGTCCCCTGAAGGATTCCTGGTCTTTATCATTAATAATAGTGGCCTGATTCTCTGCGCATAAAGCGTTATGTCGCCAACTTAAAGAATTTTCTTTTGGCAAAGAAATCAGGAAATAGAAACTTGAAGCTCGATAAGTGAAGTTCTCACTTACACAATGTGTGTCTAAAAGTATAGTTCAGACACCTTTAAGGTCTTTAAGGATTTCCAATAAATATCAAATGTTTCTCCCAAATTcggcttaatttaatttattttgtaagtTTGTATCCTTGGCTCTAATGACAGTGCAAATAGCGTGAGAGCTGGCGCCACTTTACCGCTTTGTcgtatttaatgaaaatatatattttgcgctgctgctgaatttaccattttcatttcctgATTCGTCCGGATCTCCCAGGACTTCAGAGCCCAAGCTTTAGGCCGTGTCCTGTGACAGGAGGCAACAAAATGGCTGCGCGAAATGCGCTCGTAAATGCTTCCATGTTGCCAACTTCTTGTTTGTGAAGAGCTGTTCAAATAAGCACCGGAGCAGCAGGAACAACAGCACGATGGCTCCTGGTGTGCTGGTGTGCTGGTGTTCTGGTGTCCTCAGGTCCTGAGGTCCTGAGGTCCTCGGATCCGGGGGTCCGAAAGGCGGGGTGCTTAGGACCCGCCCGCCGTTAGTTTCATTGTTGACATTGCAGaggcaacagaaacagaaacggcagcagaaacagaaacagcagcaggaacGCCAGCGTGGCAAAAGTGAGCTggaaaaaggcaacaaaaagcaATTAACTTGGCTTACATCTCTGTTGAAAGCTGAAGCGAAGGGCGGGATTTATGCCGCCGGCGCAGCGGGAACAGGTGCACAGGTGAGCGGCAGTTGCAGGTGCATTTCCAGCTGTGCTCAAGTGTCCACTCGTCCTtcatcctgcatcctgccatcctgcgtccttcgtccttggcCGCCGCGTGTGTCTCGCAAACTGACAAAAGTTAATGGCTTGGCGCACTTCAGGGGTTAGATCTGCTTTGATTCGCCGTAAAATGGCCAGGAGTGCTGGGTGGCAGGTTAAATGATTGAATATTCACTTGGGCATCTGGAGCCATTGTAGCATACGCTTGTAATGAATGGAGAGTGCAGGCTGCGGGCTAAAATATTCTACAATATTCATTACCTCgtaaatcaattttgattACGCTGGACCATGTCATTTTTGTTACCAGTTTCTTAAAGACATCTTTCTGGATATTTAATACTCTGTGCCCCCAAGCTGAACCACCCACCAGGGAAAGGGTATCGGGATTTGAATTGATACTTTGATACTCTGATTTAACCCATCGTAAGCCCAGAGAAACAGCTTTCGTCtgctttccttttttatttgcaatgtTTTGATTTCTCATGTTCAACTGCATTCTACATACCTTTGgggtatttattttcattacaCGAATCCACTGCCAGctcaaattgcatttgccgAGGCTTTATTCCCTTTTGATTTATGCAGTTGCATTAACATCGGCGTgtttgatttcgatttcgatttatattttcatttgcatttccatctgatttgatttgattttttacTTCCTTTtttctgccattttttttgttttccttttttttctagCGATTTACCTTATCTCTCGATTAGACTAATTATGCTCGCTTACATCGCTTATTTCGATAGAAGCTTAACATTAATTTATTCCCAGTGCTCGGCAGCACGGAAAATAGATTTATTTGTTGACTTGTTTGCTATTTAAAGTGTTTAAATAGAACTACAAAAAAGCTCATGCGTGTTTTGTTCGATTTGTTTTCAAGTGTTGCAAGTGTTGCAAGTGCTGTTCAGCTTTAAGCCGAACAACTCGTGTCTGTTTTCTGTGTCTGATTTTTAAGCATAGGCGCGGAAATATTTGCTACACACAGAGAGCAAGAATCcctaataaacatttatacaACTCGGGTGTACGACATCGATTTGCGGGTTTTATTTTGGGACAGAGTGATCTCTAAAAAATACCTTGATTTTTCTGACATCTGGACATCTTTGTATTCTCTCTAATTAAAATGGACACAAATGTTTGCACAGACGTAATCGTAATCGCTCAATAAATAGTTATGTATATTCGagtttttctgtttgtttggtttggttttcgTGTCGATTGTGGCAGGTACCTGATACttaaatatcaatatcaataagTTGTGGGGCAAAGTGGCAGGGACATCTGCAAACTGACGACTGAAGCAAAAAAGGGAGTTTAGAGTTTTCGGCCTTAATCGCTTGCGTGTAAAAGCGCCTAAAAGCGAGCTATGCGAACTACGGCAAAAATGTTATTGTATATGTAATCGCAATACagttatacaaatacacaGATAAATACGCAAAAAGGTTCAGCCTACACacaaatatatagatatatatataatatatatatagattcATATTCTAGCTTGTAAATATGGATTTTTAAACTATCCTTAGCCTACGTTGAGTTTTGACTTAGCTTTGGTTTCCTTTACGTTTGGTTTCATTGTTTTTTAACACTTAGGGTTTTTGGCAATTGGAGCTCCGGCCTTGCCAACTTGACACGTGGCAATTTGTGGCGCCAGAAGACTCCAATCATTGGACGAATTGTTGATATACGTTGCGTATCATGCTCAAAGTGAGTGAATAAGAGGGATAGAGCCGTAGCACGAGTGGGTCAGTGGGTGGAGTTAGTGAGAGAGAAAGATAGAGATTTTTAGGGGCTTAGTTCCTTAGATTAGCGTAGAGTCGGCTAAGGGGCCAGTGACACTAATCAGCAGTTTCTAGCACTTGTTAAACAAGTTTACTTCGCTTTCGCTACAAAAGAGCGAAAATATGAATCGCAGTGTGACCAAGCCTCCTAGAGAAGCACGCTTGGGCTGCAATGTGACCATGCAATGTGCCGGAAACAGGAAATCGGCTTAAGAGGCATAAAATcatgtttgtttgccttaaaCAGCTCGTTAAATAATTAACTTTAATGCCCGCCTGTCGGCAAACTGCTGTTCAGTGCCAATGGCCATCGCTCGAAGCTGTTGACTTGCTTGCCTGCAATACAGTTGAGTTGTGCTTATATTTTAAAGCTTAAAGGCAATAGGTTTCGCAAACATGGCCGTTAAAGTACATATTCGTATGTAGTGGAAAAGAGTACCagctcccacacacacacatgcagccTCGTAAATACTTGTATGTGTGTATACTGTAGCAGCTTACAGTGAGCACTCACAATCACATGCTTCGACAAGCACAAGTTTCAATTTGTTGCACTTTTTGAAGCATTAAGTAGCCGTCCCGGCTtaagtgtgcgagtgtgtaaGTGGGTGCCTGTGTGTTGGTGTTAGTAcgtgctggtgtgtgtgtgtgtcagcTGGCAAAGCGGTTTAGTTTCATTTAGCATTTAACAGTTACTAGTATTTGGTTTTTTCGCTTATTTTTTCCGGTTTGTTTCCGTTTTTCATATTACACAACACTGAAAGCACACGTaaagtttttttgtttcctagtttcctttttttccgcATTTCTGTTGCACATTTagttaaaattacaatttacgCACTAAACATGCAGAAAATGTCGCTAAACTACGTCAAATGCAGTACGTCCTTAGGGATTCCCCTCCGCCATTAGTTTTCTAAGCCTTATGATCTAGTGGCCTCGGCAATTTATGTTACATTTTCTAAAGACCTGGCGaacttttcttttgattttcattcGGGATTGCACAACAAACATTTTGGCTCTACTTATATGCTTAAAACTTAAGTGCTACTTGCTTTAAAGGACTGTGTCTGATCTTAATTTCTTTTGCCTTtctcaaaaatatttaaatgtacgTTGCCACACAGCGCCTTAAAGTAtgcaacagtttttggcatGTTGAATTCAGGGAAAtattaaagtatttattaattgttAACTGTCAGGAACTCAGAAAATGCTCCAAAAGTAAGAACAGCCACAGCCCcctaattaatttcatttcgtttccaATGCGGAACAAAAGGTCGGATCACAATTACAAAAGTGGGATGCGGGGGCCTTAGGAGTTGGCCAGGTTGGACGGCGATGGTGGCCACTGGCGCTTGATGACCGCGAAGTGAGTCATCTGGAAGGTGTTGGTCACCTGGCAGCGGCGCTCCACGAATCCGGTGAGGCAGTAGCCCATGTTGTAGTCCTCCATCGAGATGTTCGACGTCAGATACAGCTTGAACTCGTCGTTCCACGCGGGCGGCGACTTGTCACAGCCCGCTGACCCCGTCCGGATTGCATCGGCAGGTATAGcgggcgtgggcgtggcagccacCGACCCGTTGCCCGCTGCTCCGCCCCCCGCCGGCGATGCAGCTCCTCCGCCCGCCGCCGTCGTCCGGCGAAAGTGTCCGGCAATCAGCAGGGATCCCTGCTGCTCCAGCGGCAGCATCCGGGCCTTCGTCGCGCGCCGCTGGGTTCCGGAGCACTCGACGATGCGGCAGCGATTGGGCTGCCAGAAGCAGGGCGTGATGGTCCAGTAACTGGACGAGGCGGTCCGCGCCCAGCCCTCCTCGGGATACAGCAGTATCTGAAAGGAGGCGGAGATGATGAAACATGAGTGCACTGCGGCAAATTATGTGGTCTAAATAGTAAGTTAATAATACACAACGAGTTCTCAGATTCAGATGGGGCATGTTATACTAGAGTTTCAGTTGAAAGCATTTTTGTATATCTTAGAAACTAGAAACTCTTTAATTAGGCTTTTTTCTCCGTGTAGCTCTTGCAGACCATCGGAGCCAATTGCAAATTGGTTTTCTGTGTCgcactttaattgaaaatcgTAATTAAAATCGTGCAGATTGTTTAGCCGGGATTTGGAATCGGATTCGGTTGCCATGAAACTGCACCTTAATCAAGTCCACTGCGAGTGTTTATCATTAAGTGGGCAATTATTGCCAAACAGGCTTTCGTTTAATTTGGTCGAATTAAATTGGCATAAAATCGACATGGAATTGCTTTTGACGCTTTTATGCTGCTGAATTTTACACCACCACACAGGACAGCCAAACAGCCAGAGCATATAATCTGATTTCATAATTCACTTGCCCACCCATTCACCTGTTGTTCTTAGGCAGTGTCCCCTGTGCTGCAATGCTGGCCAAGCTGCAATTTCGCATTAAATTGACATTCATGTCACTGCCACGGAAACCGCAGTTGGCCAACAGAAGCCCTAAATGAAATTCGTCAGCTAGTTTATCATTTGCCAAAATGACTGTCCTGCGCGTGgcttcattttcatttgcccaTTTTGAATGCGGCTGCTGCGGTCAATGCACGCTGCTCGTTCATAATTAATACATTTCGCAGTCGCTAAATGCCAGACATTTCAAATGTTTGCGCACAACGAGGCGTATGCTTAATAAGCGTCCGGCAAACAGGAAGCACGCTGCTCCGAAGGGCTAATCAAACATTGAACTTGGCTTAAAGGCTCCTGCGCTGGCGAGCTGCAAAGAAAACtccagcaaattgaaaagggGAGCCAAATGGAACGGAGTGGAGCGGGAAAATCTGGAGCCAAAGTGAAAAGCCAGTGGGAAAGCGGCCAGTGGCCACCGCAGGAGCCTGGAAACATAACCAGGAGGCAGCCACCAGCAGGAGCTGATGCTTTTGAAATTGAAGTGGCTGCAGCGGCAGTTTCGCCCCGGGGGCTCTGAATTCTTCCCAGGTTTTCCCTGGTTTTCCCTGATTTTCCACGCCTTTGTTCTGCATTTTGACTTTAAAATATAGATTCGCATATGCCTGGATTCGCAACTGCGCTTCGCCAGGTGAATTGTTTTAAATGAATGCATCGCAGGGCACTTAAAAATGCATCCGCTTACGTTTTATTTACGTTCGACTCCGGCTGACCGAAAACAATGAGGCCGATCGATGCGATTGAGTGTTTGAATATGGAGATGCCTCCAATGGAGGTGAAAAGCCCGGCTACGGCACATTAagctggaaatggaaatgggaaatcgCCTTTAAAATTAATGAGTATTGAACGATTTTCCCTGATACTGATGAAAAGGCATTTAACTTATAAACGCGCAGAGTGTCTGCAAAGTATTTCCACAACTCCAAAAGCTCTTTAATGGAAGTCGACTTGTGCATCTTATTAAATGATAATTGAGCATTTGGAAAGTTTACAGAGATTATAGCTATTTTTttactttccattttccctaGATAATTATGTCATCTTTCTGTCTAAAATTCCAACCTCGTTTGCCATTTCTTTTGCGCAATTAGAAGCATATTTTTCACGCTATTGCCCGTAATGGGACACCGAAAATCACATTTTCCGCGGAAAAACCAAGCTGATGTCTGGCTATCTGGTTTGCTGGCTTTCTGGGTTTCTGGCTGCATAAATGGCACATAGATGGCACATCAATCCGGTCCACAAACTGCCCTTGTGGCGAGCCAGAGCACGTGCTGCATATTTGTCAACTTGCCCCACATGACGCGATTGGCTTCGCAGAAATTGCGCGCTCGTGTTTGGAAATTATAAAAGCGGGGAAAATGGAACTGTAGCTCTGGCTACGACTGCCTAATAAGCTGCCAAAATGAGCTTAGTGACGACAGATACCCCACTGATTGGTTGCCTTCCTCCGCCTCCCCCCTCTCCCCTCCCCACCCCCTCTTCCACCACGACTGCCATTGCATTGCATTATTCAAAGACGCCAAAAGTGCGCGCtgccaaattgaaaatgcaacgGCAGCCACCGATGCACGCAACAAATCGCTTGCCACTATCAAGGGTCATAAAATCCTTCACTGCCATCCGCGTCCTTGTCCCCCCtcaccccaccacccccttccTCCTCGGCACTGAGCACACATATTGGCTGTGGGGTTTATGCAGCAGGATGCACCAGTGGTGGCCCAGAAGTCACTAATGCCCACCGAGATTGGAAGTGCGGACATACCCTAAATATaaacgaaagaaaaatgtGCTATGAACTACATGTGCTCTTTTAGCTTTACCTCGAACTTGCTGTATATCTTCTAATATATATTaatctttaatattttataatgatCCCTATTTTCTAGTTAtgtactttattttatttgattaactGGTAATGGTATACCCTAATATCCCTACTCCAAAGGGACTGCCAGCACCAGACCCACAACTATTTATAgggacacgcacacactcacagtcacacacacacacacatacacacaggGGAGAGCAGACACGTACACGCTGGAAAATCACTTCCGCTTTTGAGCTGCAACGTTGGCAATTTCGCAGAGGAGCGCAGATAAATGGGAACTGGGtgtggacgtggatgtggatgtggggcACTAGGAGCACTGCGAGCACTGGGGAGGTGGTCCAGGACAACTGGCATCAGGTGGCGAATGCCGAGTGGCGAAATCGAAAACGTGGCCAGCACTGGGTCGTCGATGcccattcacattcacattcacagtCGCAGAAGCAGGGAACTCCTCCTTGAGGCGTCCGTAATCGATTTCTGCGACTCTCCGCTGGAATCGTTTGTTGACTTTGGGTTTTTATGGCGCGCCACTTTATTGCCACCACAAGTCCACGGCGACcctattcccattcccattcccagttGGCTTCTCAGCTTCGGTTCggtaaataaaatgccaaatggcaaatggcaaacggcAATACCCGAACGCGCAGCCTGCGAAGGCGAGCTCCATTGTCGCCAATTGGCAACTTTGTCTATTAATTTGCTTAATGAGTTCGGTGACAAATATTGAACGGCTGCAACTCAGCAAATA
This genomic window contains:
- the LOC120446575 gene encoding uncharacterized protein LOC120446575: MEMDVNRPTGRHGNLMTISARCSNNNATGAGAGVGAGVGAAGSEAPPSGCCGILGRLLCVSRHKATQSVAGSDPFSQLQLQRKGVATPAAVPGQRRRRTPQEIYFESRGKSCKKLLKFNGNSNKILLYPEEGWARTASSSYWTITPCFWQPNRCRIVECSGTQRRATKARMLPLEQQGSLLIAGHFRRTTAAGGGAASPAGGGAAGNGSVAATPTPAIPADAIRTGSAGCDKSPPAWNDEFKLYLTSNISMEDYNMGYCLTGFVERRCQVTNTFQMTHFAVIKRQWPPSPSNLANS